The DNA sequence gatgactggggaaggcaatggcaaaccaccccataaaaacaaagtctgcctagaaaacgttgggatgtgacgtcatcccatgggtcagtaatgacccagtgcttgcacaggggactacctttaccttttaccttttgaATAGCAGATGCATAGAAAACAGTGATTCACGTATCTCTCCTAGAAGAAATTCTTGGTTTCATGCAGATGTCTGAAACAATTATTGGATGTATGGATATTGGGGTGGTTTTTAAGTGGAGAGGGAAAGATACTCTGCACATGTTAAAGTTTTGGTGTTTTCTGTAGTCTAGCGTATAGCTAAATTTTATAGAATCTATGTAGAACCACCTCTGGCATCACTTAGTTGCAAGTTAAATCCAATCTGTTATTTCTGCAATAAGCACTGAAGTCCAAACTTGATTTACGGTTACAAGGATGAATTTGTTTTCCACAGTAAAATAACTGTTATTAGGGGTGTGTATTCAGATACACTGGaaagcagctagatttgagtccagcagcatcttagagaccaacaaaattttcagggtatgagctttcgagagttaaTGCTCCTATCACCAGATAccataactgaagaagtgagttttgattcttgaaagttcataccctgaaaatcttgttggtctctaaagtgctactgaacCCGAATCTATGTGATAATTGTACAACATTAAGTAAGTAGTTACATGTTACAGTTGGTGAGAATTCAGTGCAAGGATTTCCATTTTCATGGACCATGTGGTCCTCCCTAACCTTTATTGTCTTGTACCTTTCATCTATGGGTTAGAATTTACCCATCCTTGAAGGTacccattagggctgtcgatttggttcgtccaaacaaacaaaaaagccgaatttcccccgattcggcggtttctagtttggatggaactgaaattttaaaaaggcgggaaaacgacgagccgaattcagtgagttcgggcagACTCTggataaatccggcaaattcggggctcagaatcagcagcataattgTCAGTTAGTAAAgtgcattctcccacggccaatcggtggccaagctgggatttcttctggccaatcagtcgtggttgagtgcatgagcccagctgctgcgcggcccggggagagaaagagtttgtgtgagagtgagatccctgtgggggggtgtGGGCAGATtcacgcctttccacggctccgggggggcatgtttggaggtagacattccaaactttcagcgtagcttcttgcaagaacccccaagttttgtaaagattggatcggggggcgatatatggggcccggaaggggtccccccttcctTAATGGGCATCTATTTCATTTTAcagcacattcgtgcctttccacagctccgagggggggcatgtttagaggtagacattccaaactttcagtgttgcttaaggtgacccttcttgcaagaacccccaagttttgtaaagattggatcggggggagatatatggggcccggaaggggtcccccctccttaatgttcatctattccattttacagcacatttgcgcctttccacggctccgaggaggggcatgtttggaggtagacattccaaactttcagtgttgcttaaggtgacccttcctgcaagaacccccaagttttgtaaagattggatcaggggcgatatatggggcccgaaaggggtcccccctccttaatgtgcatctattccattttacagcatattcacgcctttccatggctccgggggggcatgtttggagatagacattccaaaatttcagcatagcttaaggtgacccttcttgcatgaacccccaagttttgtaaagattggatcagggggggccgAGATAtgaggtcccccccccatccatccactggaatgattgcaagcaggcgcaatcctgtgcatctcgaaagcggcaaatccaaggcaaaacctcccatgcataaatggaattgtattggattactcctgagaaaacatccacagtaagacccattttggggcttttctctataattttccccctgtgtgtgtgggggggggggaagcagtttctgtgggtggaggggagccaaagggggcttgtgcccattctgccaagggggggtgcccgctcgcctctgtgggagtgtgcgttctgcttttaaagtttaaagttgagtctgtgcagtgGCTAGTGAAGCGAGTCTCTCCGTTTGGGGTCCAGCTGAACCAAGCGGTattggtctggggggggggcgacttgcgtgagtctccctccacttgggtcgtttgcataaggggggagcgtccctccatcatgagaagaaggagcagggcagaaaatactaaatctggggctttttttgcacggtctgttttgctgctcgctcaaaactgtttttgcaaAATGTGACTTTTACAATGCATTTTGCACGGTCTCCCAgtcccaagtcacctgctccttttttcctttttgctgagttaattaatagctATGCAATGCATAGGTAGAGTGCCTctgccttggagtttgcaaatttcaattgcacACTCCATAGGTCGCATGCTGCTCCTTCTgcatagctagcctagtgcgcctctgttcctttccatggtcgctcgtgtgttgctttgcattgcaatggttagcacgggaggttttgccttggatttgccgctctcgagatgcacaggatcacgcctgcttgcaatcattccagtggatggatggggggaccgcatatctcagggggccccgatccaatctttacaaaacttggaggttcttgcaagaagggtcaccttaagctacactgaaagtttggaatgtctacctccaaacatgcccccccccggagccgtggaaaggcgcaaatgtgctgtaaaatggaatagattcacattaaggagggggaccccttccgggccccatatatcgccccccgatccaatctttacaaaacttgggggttcttgcaagaagggccccctcaagctacgctgaaagtttgggatctcaaaccccaaaaatgccccccccggagctgcagaaaggcgcaaatgtgttttttatggctttattctgccaattccccccccccccgaactcaaatctcacgCCGGATTTCACGAAACCGAAGCGGGGGacttcagacttcggcatttctcggatcaaaacgggccgggttttgctggatacaaattttaccgaatttttttttcaacagccttagtaCCCATCCTTGATCCTATGTCAGAGACTTAACCTTTCCAAATGGATTAGTTTCACTTTTGAAAATAAAGGCACTATGAACAGCAGAAAAAAACAATGCCTAGATACTCTGAAAGGTGGACTCGACAACCACTCTCAAAGGTTGCCCAGTGAATGCCGAAGGTTTTGTTGTTTATAGCTTGTTGAGTTGTTAACTTGTTGAATTATGGGAGGCTGATTCATTATCCAGTTCAGTGAGTTATCACCCCGGGCATTCTAAGTATGATTTCAGATGTCTTCCTCTGCACCTTAGTATTAGTCCTTTTCATTCTGACACTAATTAATTGAACACTATGCCACCACAAAGAGGGGCTTGTATGTAATCAAGGCCACAGATCTATTCATTCTGGAAGTCACAGCCGCAAAGCTTCTGCACTATAACTATCCTTATAAATGTTGAAGGAACGGATGCAGCAAAGATGAGGGCAAGGACCAAGGAAATGGGCTGTTTGTAATACTGGCTGTTAACTATGAGATAATTTAACTTGACTCAGGCAGCAAATATTGTCAGTAGAGTTATCGGGGGAATAATGAAGAGTTTGTTAAATGGGGTAGAAAGCGGGTCCCGTGTGAAAATAGAGGAACCAAGTTCTCATAAGGAGGCCCCTCTCTGTTGCTGACCTAAAATTCTCATTAGATGCAAAGCGCTGTAACTGATTTAAAAGAGACGAAGAGGCCAGGAGCCTATGAGGGAGCATAGCGCAAGAGCAAGGGAACATAATCACAGTAGCTGTGGCAAATGAAGGTGAAATGTGTTATTTGCATCAGTTTATAACCCAACCGGGATGCAATTTACATGTTATGGCTGCAACCGAATGTGATGGATGTAATCAGAGACGACCCGTCACCCCACGAAGTCAGTGAAGGTTCTCAAAACCATTCTGAAAGGCAGTCGGAAGGAGGATTTGGCACCTTGAAGGGAAAAACATTTCAGAGATATTCCACTCTGAAAAGGCTGCACTGTGCATGATTTGCTCTCCacatttcccaccccccaccccttttcggTCATGGAAAATTGTTTTCATAAAAGGCCAGGCCTGCCTCTTCTGCTACTCAGTTCAGCGGCAAAGCCAATACAATCAAGGGTAGCGTGTGTCAGCTTTCATAGTCAGCTTCTGTTAAGGAGGTCAGAGACAATGGAAATAAAGTAAGAAATATTAAAGATCCAATGACGTTTGATCGATGCAGAAAAGGCAGGCAAATCTACCCTCTCCAcaggtagagtctctgcttggtaAGGAAAATCAAGAATACTCAGAAATTACACATATGTGAAATCTTTAAGACTAACCAAGTTTATCTCAGCACAAGGTTTTGTgagtcaaagaagaagaaaatctgaagaagtgagctctgactcataaaaactggactctaaggcattgaagtccctcccttccccaaaccctgccctcctcaggctccaccccaaaaacctcctgccattggcaaagagggacctggcaaccctagttataatagcaagagatctccagccaccacctggaggttggcaaccctactgatccagctAGAGTTAGCTGTGACAAAATGCCACTGAAAACAATGGGGCTTGATCCTGATAATCAATAATTTCAAAAGAATAGAATTGTGACTAATTGTAGCTACATTGGGCCTACTTTTAAAACTTACTGTTTGGGAATACTTattgaaaaaaaggaaaaaagaaaagaaagccagaAATTATCTAACATCAGAATTATTGTTAATAAGGCTTTCCCAAAGTTTTCGATGAGCATCAGCAAATTTGGAAGTCTTTTTTTAGTAGCAAGGACCACATGTTAATGCAAGCGCCTTTGTTAGTAAAGAACAAAGGGGAATTTAAAACATTATATATAAGCAGATTTATTTCTGTTCAGAGTGTGTTTGAACATTCCTTTAAAAGCCTCTTCATTAAAAGAAAATGTCTTACGTTCATGTAACCCTAGACATTTCCGCTATAAGAGAAGCAATACGTTCTGACATGAACGGAGTTGAAAAAGCATATTCCCTCACCCCTTACAACATTGACTCTTGTTTCACTAGAAAGGAAGTtttgaacattaaaacaaattaacatcTCCCAAAGTAAGTCCCTAATCCCCAGTATTTCCAGCTCTCGTGGCTGTCAGAGAAATGAAAACATCAACATTCCCACCCCACATAAAAAAGGAAAAGTGACTATACAAACGTTTGCTAGCCTATTGGTTTAATTTGAATGTGTGAAAGGTTAAGTCTGATTTATCATTTCTGAgcaattcaaagctgaaaaagaGTACATAAAATTGCATCTGCTCTACTGTtgacttttaaatgtttttttttaacttaaacattTGACGGCAAAAGTACAATTTCTATGCAGTGCAGTTCCACAGCCTTAACTTCCTTCTAAACACATTGAGAATCCAGACCACAAAACACTTTACCTTCCAAGACTGATGATGCCACGGGGCCCAACTGAAACGTGTGTAAATAAGCATTAATTTGCAAGATAATTAGCAGATGGTATCTAATGCTGCCATTTAAAACACATTATAGGGATGTGGTCAGACAGATGCCACAAGCATTGTACGCATAAGAAAGCATTTATGGTTCTTTGGTGGGCAAGAGTGGGAAGAATGGGTACCATAAGACTCAGGCAAGTTATTGTTTGTTTAGGTGTCACTGAATAAAAATGAAGATACTAACAAGAGTtgacgaacaactcttactgtgaattttttttcctaatatccagccggtacctttccgctctcaatttaaactcattattgcaagtcccatcttctgctgccaacataGTAACATCTTCACAGATAACAATTTAGCATTTTAAGTATTTGCATTTAGATTATTCTACCATCAATGGCAGATTGATATAAATTATTTTCCACTTATGTTTTTCAGGGCGGGGGAAGAACTTCACACAAAATGGAGGCTACAGCTACAGAAGGGGAAAGATTGCACTTCAGGCTTAAAACCTTTTCATTGATCCATGAACCATTACCAGGTTACTTTCCTGTGTCAAACTGTCAGGACTGAAAGATAACATGCTGCCTCAGTGGGACGAAAAGATGCTAATGGTAAGAAGGCTTTTTATTCACACGGCTGaatagaagagtagcaaggaaCAATGGCTTCAAAGGTCTCTTGCTTGTATGTCCTCACAGTAGTTTGTTGGGCAAGTGCTCTTTGGTACTTAAGTATAACACGTCCCACTTCATCCTACACTGTCCACAGGACTTACGACAGCATCTCAGTGGCTCGAAAAAACGTCTCTTTTGGCAACATAAGGACTCGACCAATCAATCCCCATTCATTTGATTTCCTCATAAATGAGCCTGAGAAGTGTGAGAACAATGCCCCTTTCCTCGTTATTCTCATCAGCACAACTCACAAAGAATTTGATGCAAGACAAGCCATTCGAGAGACATGGGGAGATGAGAACAACTTCAAAGGTATTAAGATCTCCACCCTCTTTCTTCTGGGGAAAAACACGGACTCGGTGTTAAACCAGATGGTCGAGCAAGAAAGTCAAATTTTCCACGACATTATTGTGGAGGACTTCATTGACTCCTATCATAATCTAACTCTGAAAACCTTAATGGGAATGAGATGGGTGGCCACATTTTGCTCAAAAGCCAAGTATGTCATGAAAACAGACAGTGATATCTTTGTAAATATGGACAACCTTATTTACAAATTGCTAAAACCCAACACCAAGCCAAGACGGAGGTATTTCACTGGCTATGTCATCAATGGAGGCCCGATAAGGGACGTCCGTAGTAAATGGTATATGCCTAGGGACTTGTATCCGGAGAGTAACTACCCGCCATTTTGCTCGGGCACTGGCTACATTTTTTCAGCTGATGTAGCAGAGATGATTTACAAAACCTCCCTCCATACTAGACTTCTTCATCTTGAAGATGTATACGTGGGACTCTGTCTGCGGAAGCTTGGCATTCATCCTTTCCAAAACAGTGGCTTTAATCACTGGAAAATGGCCTACAGCCTGTGCAGATATCGACGTGTTATCACAGTGCATCAGATATCTCCTGAAGAAATGCACAGAATTTGGAATGACATGTCAAGCAAAAAGCATCTCAGATGTTAGACTTTTTACAGTTGTAAATACTTTTTTCCCACCTGAGCAGAGAGTAATCTGGTGGTACATTATAATGGTTGTCCTTTACAACTTTTACTTGTGGTTTTACAAGGTGCAGGTTCTATCCATAACGGTCTTATTTTCTAGCAACCAGAAAGGTTAGAATTACACCTGTCTTCTTCAGTCTTGTAACTGTATACATAAGAGGACAGCTGCATATCTATTCTATTACAAATCTGAAACAGGAACCTTAATGCAGGACAAGAGGGTACAATATGAGGCCCTTGGGGCTCTTTCATCTAACCTGCAGGTTTTTGATGAAGTGGTGATAATCCCAGCTATCTAAACAAAAGGTCCCTCATATGGGCTGTGATTAGTTTAAACATGCAGTTTTATTATGGTCTTGTGTCCAAAGTgtgttccatttttttttctgcatCAGAGGTAGTTTTGAACATAAGCTTTACAGTTAGCACAGATAGAATGTGATAATTTCTGACAGAATATGATAATTTCAGATTTGGTACAAGATTCCAAAGAGCAATATGTAGGGTTTCCCACACTTTGCTGAGAAACAGCCCTAGCtcctctcccctcaccccaaaccctgaggGAGCCTCCAAAACAATAGCTGAAGAAACTTGTGCTGGAAAGCTCTTTTACATGAATGAAAGCACTATAAGTGTATGCATGGAAGTGTGTCAGACATGTTCCTAAGGCTCTTTGGATCCaaagcatgcatgcatacatcCACACAGCCTATCTCGGCAATTATAATACACAACACAAAATGTGATGTTATGcagattgctttttaaaaaatgcattttcttCGTTTCCCCACGCTAAGGCTGCAATctcgaaggggggggggcgcgaattggcttaggagccggcatgaccccgtgccgatgcaagtgcccacttatcctgggataagaggcacttacgctggcacagggggcattCACCCAGGTGCCGGTAAGCCATGCCGGTAAGCCATGCCGCTGCGCGGGACTCCACCGCTGGTGATACTATGCCAGCAGCAAAATACTGGAAGTGTGAGCCCGTGCCGGTGTggggggcattccaaggggcagagctgatgttagtcagctttcTAACCTGGTAACCCCTTTCGCTCCGGTAATGCCTTCTCAAGCAGCGGcgttgctgtgccaccttttttggtggtgtagcctcgcTTTGCTCAATGGGGACatttttggtttttaatttagttaattccttttcctttcctttcgaTGGCCGTGGAtctaccccctcccccttcaggaatgggctggaaatCTAAAATGAGGCCTCGAAATGCCCTACAATCCCATTgttaaaatacaaaacagaaagAATGTGCCAAATAAATTTAAATTGGGTTGGATCATGTGAATCCATGCCACTGGTTGTGGAACcttctttctccaggtgaatgctCTGCTGTTAGTAAATGGATTAATGGGATCCAACAAATTACAGATGGATTAATAGGATTCAACAAATTACACATTCATTAAAAAGGTAAGGGTGCTAGGAGGCATCAGTTACCTTTTTAGCAACTGATACATGTATTTTTAAACTGCAGTGGAATCAGTTGTATGGACAGAAAAGCCTGGTATAGATAGTATTTTAAACAGTATGATTTTTATACAATTATAAGGAATATGCAGTATTattcaagaaagaaaatattacCTGAACAACCTCCCCTTGCTCATCACTCGATCCAAGCCAGTTGTTCATTTGCTTTTAACAAACCAAAGTATATGTTCAGCTATAACAGGCTGCCCAATGGAACGGCAGAATTATATTGGGCAGGCATCAACCTAATTCATtggtttttctttaaaatttaaaatcctGTGGGTTATGTAGACAGCCAGTCAAAAAGGAGGTTTCCTTATCAATTCTGTTGCTCTTCACTACTGCCTGCGTGTAATTCTAGTGCTACTAAATAAGTGATCGTAACAATTGGACAGGCAACCttgacaacaataaaaacaaagatcagtttttaaaaatccaaccttAAGAATGGTTTAAGAAATAAATATCAGTTTGGTAGTGGACAGCATAGTTTTTTTTCCTGACTTGTATCAGCATTTTTATGGATGCCCCATGAACAGGAACAGTTTGACTTTTTCCTGGACAGCAAACTAGTATTCTGGTGACAGGAGACGATAATAACTCCCTGAGGTTAAGAGGGTTCCATTCGGGCAGTAAATTTTCAATTTGTTCTGCTCCGCTCAATGCCTTAGAGTGAACCGAACCTTACTATATCAGCCctcttgctttttctctttgctaCACCCAGTGATATAAAATAAGGAGCCCAGCAGCATTTTAAAGactgaaaacatttatttcagcatgaacTTTTgcaagtcagagctcacttcatcagatgggtAAAGGGTTCATCCGTAAGGGAGAACATTACACAAGTTCACCTGCTCAACAGATGTACAGTTCAGTGCATCTAATGAAGTGACCTGTGACTtccaaaagtttatgctggaataaatattgttagccttttttaattaaaaaattattattacattaaaaaacccacaaaattccaAAAAACTCATACATCATTTCAAACAGTAAACCCATACAACATTTCAGAACAATAAACCCATAAAACATTCCAAAACCAATAAACAGTTTACATATCCTCATCTCCACATTATAAACTTTCAAGCATATTTTCCATTCTAGAACTTATTGGATTCCATACAACGTCTAGATCTTTGGTGTTGTTATTATATTGGTAGCAAGTCAATTTAATTAATACATAGGTCTCTTTAACTTTATCCATCCAATTATTTAAATCTggaaatttgtttcctttccagtaTCTTGCGAAATTTATCCTTGCTGTTTTTATCATGTGGAAACATATATCACAAAGTTCCTTTTGCCCATCCGgcaaataatttaatagaatttttCTTGGTTTTGCCGAAATATCTGTTtcaaatattgttagtctttaaggagcctcTGGACTCCTTTTTTAACTTGTTGCtacaggaaaggcagcatggtatagcctgacaaacagggttggcacttggacaggagatcaccaaagaaggatcttcagaggaaggcaatgggaaaccacctctgcttctcacttgccttgaaagccccttgctgagatcGCCATGAATCAACTTACATACGTATAGACCATCAGTCACCCATCTGGAATTAG is a window from the Euleptes europaea isolate rEulEur1 chromosome 15, rEulEur1.hap1, whole genome shotgun sequence genome containing:
- the B3GALT1 gene encoding beta-1,3-galactosyltransferase 1, translating into MASKVSCLYVLTVVCWASALWYLSITRPTSSYTVHRTYDSISVARKNVSFGNIRTRPINPHSFDFLINEPEKCENNAPFLVILISTTHKEFDARQAIRETWGDENNFKGIKISTLFLLGKNTDSVLNQMVEQESQIFHDIIVEDFIDSYHNLTLKTLMGMRWVATFCSKAKYVMKTDSDIFVNMDNLIYKLLKPNTKPRRRYFTGYVINGGPIRDVRSKWYMPRDLYPESNYPPFCSGTGYIFSADVAEMIYKTSLHTRLLHLEDVYVGLCLRKLGIHPFQNSGFNHWKMAYSLCRYRRVITVHQISPEEMHRIWNDMSSKKHLRC